From one Lycium barbarum isolate Lr01 chromosome 6, ASM1917538v2, whole genome shotgun sequence genomic stretch:
- the LOC132645416 gene encoding bifunctional fucokinase/fucose pyrophosphorylase: MERKYKNRSRVKADLACILRKSWYHLRLSVRHPARVPTWDAIVLTAASPEQAQLYEWQLNRAKRMGRIADSTITLAVPDPRGQRIGSGAATLRAILELAKHYQQIDLDSQCGSSQAKEPCPSFFDLIAKKHILLLHAGGDSKRVPWANPMGKVFLPLPYLAADDQDGPVPLLFDHILAIASCARQAFENEGGMLTMTGDVLPCFDASTMVLPKDASCIVTVPITLDIASNHGVIVAAKSGISNDTYSINLVENLLQKPCLDELVRHQAILDDGRTLLDTGIIAVRGQAWLNLVKLACSSQSMISELLERKKEMSLYEDLVAAWVPAKHEWLRSRPLGDELVNRLGEQDMFSYCACDLLFLHFGTSSEVLDHLSETGAGLVGRRHLCSIPATHVSDIAASAIILSSKIEPGVSIGEDSLIYDSSISGGIQIGSQSVVVGVNVPAASDMTEKVSFRFMLPDRHCFWEVPLGERTERVIVYCGLHDNPKIPISNGTFCGKPWRKVLDDLGIQDTDLWTSEKTQEKCLWNAKIFPILPYFEMLTLASWLMGLDNQRNETLGSSWKRSQRISLEELHRSINFPHMCLGSSNHQADLASGIVNACLNFGLLGRNLSQLCQEILQKESTGIEVCKGFLSHCPNLQAQNSAILPKSRAYQVHADLLRACGNEEMALEAEQKVWAAVADETASAVKYGFKENLAGSSSWSSIAANPSNTNGCCDESFHHKTVKIELPVRVDFVGGWSDTPPWSLERAGCVLNMAITLEDSLPIGTVIKTEKGTGIFISDDGGNQLSIEDLSSITLPFEISDPFRLVKSALLVTNVIHEKMLQSVRLRIRTWANVPRGSGLGTSSILAAAVVKGLLRITNGDESNENVTRLVLVLEQLMGTGGGWQDQIGGLYAGIKFTASFPGIPLQLQVIPLLASPQLIKELQQRLLVVFTGQVRLAHQVLHKVVTRYLRRDNLLVSSIKRLTELAKIAREALMSCDIDALGDIMLEAWRLHQELDPFCSNEFVDKLFEFCDRYCCGYKLVGAGGGGFALLLAKSAESAEELRRSLTINSDLDVKIYGWKIFLEN, from the exons ATGGAAAGAAAGTACAAGAATAGAAGCCGTGTTAAAGCAGACTTAGCCTGTATACTACGGAAATCATGGTATCATTTAAGGTTATCAGTACGACATCCTGCCAGGGTTCCGACATGGGATGCAATCGTGCTAACGGCAGCGAGTCCTGAACAAGCTCAGCTCTATGAATGGCAACTCAATCGAGCCAAACGTATGGGTCGAATCGCTGATTCCACAATTACCCTTGCTGTTCCTGATCCACGTGGACAGCGAATCGGTTCTGGTGCTGCTACTCTTCGTGCTATTTTGGAACTTGCTAAACATTATCAACAGATTGATCTCGATTCTCAG TGCGGAAGTTCTCAGGCAAAAGAACCTTGTCCGTCATTTTTTGACTTGATTGCCAAAAAACACATCTTATTACTTCATGCTGGAGGTGATTCTAAACGGGTACCATGGGCAAATCCTATGGGAAAAGTGTTTCTGCCACTTCCTTATTTGGCAGCTGATGACCAAGATGGGCCAGTTCCCCTGCTCTTTGATCACATCCTTGCTATTGCATCTTGCGCAAGACAAGCTTTTGAAAATGAAG GTGGGATGCTTACAATGACTGGAGATGTTCTTCCTTGTTTTGACGCCTCAACTATGGTTCTGCCGAAGGATGCATCCTGCATTGTGACTGTCCCTATTACTCTGGACATTGCTTCCAATCATGGCGTTATAGTGGCAGCAAAATCCGGGATTTCAAATGATACTTATTCCATCAACTTGGTGGAGAATCTGCTTCAGAAACCTTGCTTGGATGAGCTTGTTAGGCACCAAGCTATTCTGGATGATGGTAGAACTTTGCTTGATACTGGAATAATAGCAGTTAGAGGTCAGGCATGGCTAAATCTAGTAAAACTTGCCTGTTCGAGCCAATCAATGATTTCAGAACTTCTGGAAAGGAAAAAAGAG ATGAGTTTGTATGAGGACCTTGTAGCTGCTTGGGTACCAGCAAAGCACGAATGGTTGCGATCCCGCCCTTTGGGTGATGAACTTGTCAACAGATTGGGAGAGCAAGATATGTTCAGCTATTGTGCTT GTGATTTATTATTCTTACATTTTGGAACATCTAGTGAAGTTCTGGACCACTTGAGTGAAACTGGTGCTGGACTTGTTGGTCGTAGGCACCTGTGTTCTATTCCAGCAACCCATGTCTCTGATATTGCTGCCTCAGCTATTATCCTTTCTAGTAAAATAGAGCCGGGAGTCTCTATAGGAGAAGACTCTCTCATTTATGATTCCTCCATTTCGGGCGGTATACAGATTGGTTCCCAGTctgttgttgttggtgttaatGTGCCAGCAGCCAGTGATATGACAGAAAAGGTTTCATTTAGATTTATGCTTCCAGATCGTCACTGCTTTTGGGAGGTTCCTTTAGGGGAACGCACTGAGAGAGTTATTGTGTACTGTGGCCTCCATGATAACCCAAAGATTCCAATCTCAAATGGTACCTTTTGTGGGAAACCCTGGAGGAAGGTTTTAGATGATCTAGGCATTCAAGATACTGATCTGTGGACCTCAGAGAAAACTCAGGAAAAATGCTTGTGGAATGCCAAAATATTCCCTATTCTTCCATACTTTGAAATGCTCACCTTGGCATCATGGTTAATGGGCTTGGACAACCAAAGAAATGAGACCCTGGGTTCTTCGTGGAAGCGTTCCCAGAGGATCAGTTTGGAGGAGTTGCATAGATCCATCAACTTTCCACACATGTGTTTAGGTTCTAGTAATCATCAGGCTGATTTAGCTTCAGGGATTGTCAATGCTTGCCTTAACTTTGGCTTACTTGGGCGCAACTTAAGTCAGTTGTGCCAAGAGATTCTTCAAAAGGAATCAACTGGAATTGAAGTTTGCAAAGGATTTCTATCCCACTGCCCAAATCTTCAAGCTCAAAATTCGGCAATCCTTCCTAAGAGCAGGGCATATCAAGTTCATGCTGATCTTCTACGAGCATGCGGCAATGAAGAGATGGCACTTGAAGCTGAACAAAAAGTATGGGCTGCTGTTGCTGATGAAACTGCTTCTGCTGTGAAATATGGGTTCAAAG AAAACTTAGCTGGGTCTTCCAGTTGGTCTTCTATCGCAGCAAATCCCAGTAATactaatggttgttgtgatgaatCTTTCCACCATAAGACGGTGAAGATTGAACTACCAGTTCGAGTGGATTTTGTTGGCGGTTGGAGTGATACACCTCCTTGGAGTCTAGAGCGTGCTGGTTGTGTTCTAAACATGGCAATAACATTAGAAGATTCTCTTCCTATTGGCACAGTCATAAAGACAGAGAAAGGGACTGGGATATTTATTAGTGATGATGGTGGAAACCAGTTATCAATTGAAGATCTATCATCTATTACCCTTCCATTTGAAATCAGTGATCCATTTCGTCTTGTAAAATCTGCATTGCTTGTTACCAATGTTATCCATGAAAAGATGCTTCAATCAGTTAGGTTGCGAATCAGGACATGGGCCAATGTTCCTAGGGGTAGTGGCTTGGGAACTTCCAGCATCTTAGCAGCAGCTGTTGTTAAAGGGCTTTTACGAATTACTAATGGAGACGAAAGTAACGAAAATGTCACAAGACTTGTTCTAGTCCTAGAACAGCTCATGGGGACAGGAGGTGGTTGGCAAGATCAAATTGGAGGTCTATATGCTGGCATTAAATTTACTGCAAGTTTTCCCGGAATACCGCTGCAGCTTCAAGTCATTCCCCTCTTGGCTTCTCCTCAGTTAATAAAGGAGTTGCAGCAACGGCTTCTTGTAGTTTTCACTGGTCAA GTCCGACTTGCACACCAAGTGCTGCATAAGGTGGTTACTCGTTACCTTCGACGAGATAACCTGCTTGTTTCCAGCATCAAGCGCCTCACTGAACTTGCAAAGATTGCTAGAGAAGCTTTAATGAGCTGCGACATTGATGCCCTTGGGGATATAATGCTGGAGGCATGGAGACTGCATCAGGAGCTGGATCCTTTCTGCAGCAATGAGTTTGTTGATAAGCTTTTCGAATTTTGTGATCGCTATTGCTGTGGGTACAAGCTTGTAGGTGCAGGCGGTGGAGGTTTCGCCTTGTTATTGGCAAAAAGTGCCGAGTCAGCTGAGGAACTGAGACGTTCACTCACAATTAATTCTGACTTAGATGTGAAAATCTATGGTTGGAAAATCTTCTTGGAGAACTAG
- the LOC132645417 gene encoding protein LEAD-SENSITIVE 1 — protein MGLLTNRVERNEIKAGDHIYTYRAVFAYSHHGIFVGGSKVVHFTRVEGSADAADEISGLSSSCPIFPDCGFRLPKSGVVLSCLDCFLRNGSLYSFEYGVSSSIFLSKVRGGTCTTAVSDPPEMVIHRAMHLLQNGFGNYDVFQNNCEDFALYCKTGLLTLDRLGVGRSGQASSVVGAPLAALLSSPLKLLIPSPVGVATVTAGMYCMSRYATDIGVRGDVIKVAVEDLAVNLGWGSSNEGAIVEHEGSNHLLDR, from the exons ATGGGGTTGTTGACAAACAGAGTAGAGAGAAATGAGATCAAAGCAGGAGACCATATCTATACTTATAGAGCTGTTTTTGCCTACTCTCACCATG GTATTTTCGTTGGCGGAAGCAAAGTGGTTCATTTTACACGGGTCGAGGGCTCTGCTGATGCTGCTGATGAAATATCAGGCCTTTCTTCGTCCTGCCCAATCTTTCCTGATTGTGGATTTAGGCTTCCTAAAAGTGGTGTTGTTCTTTCTTGTCTGGATTGCTTTCTCCGCAATGGTTCACTCTACAGCTTTGAATATGGAGTAAGCTCCTCCATTTTCCTTTCCAAAGTGCGAGGGGGAACTTGCACTACTGCTGTGTCAGACCCTCCAGAAATGGTTATCCACCGAGCAATGCATCTTCTCCAGAATGGATTTGGGAACTATGATGTGTTCCAAAACAACTGTGAGGACTTCGCTTTGTATTGCAAAACAGGTCTTCTGACACTTGATAGATTGGGAGTTGGACGAAGTGGACAAGCTTCTTCTGTCGTTGGTGCTCCTTTAGCTGCGCTTCTTTCCTCCCCCCTGAAGTTGCTGATTCCTAGTCCCGTTGGCGTGGCCACCGTTACAGCAGGAATGTACTGTATGAGCAGATATGCTACTGACATTGGTGTTCGAGGTGATGTCATAAAAGTTGCAGTCGAAGACTTGGCTGTAAACCTTGGCTGGGGAAGCAGCAACGAAGGAGCCATTGTGGAACATGAAGGTTCTAATCACCTACTTGACAGGTGA
- the LOC132599962 gene encoding aluminum-activated malate transporter 10: MVKENEVPASLEWRVNMPSGSSRILAPESRQTCRFFSRFQNLVTGIVLNIKDFFEKAWTLAVNEPKKVIHCLKVGLALSIVSVFYYMKPLYDGVGGNAMWAVMTVVVVFEYTVGSTLYKCVNRAIGTCLAGSLGIGVHWVASQAGDKFEPVILQASVFLLAAAATFSRFIPTIKARFDYGAMIFILTFSLVSVSGYRVDKLVELAHERVSTIAIGASICILITMILCPVWAGTELHHLISSNLEKLADSLEGYAAENFILDSSNHSNEKDSSKRLQGYKCVLNSKAGEESMANFARWEPAHGKFNFRHPWKQYLKVGASMRSCAYCIETLHGGINSNTETPEFLKKPLNDICMRLGTSSSKVLKELSSMIKMMKNSTKLDILVDEMNSSVEGLQNALKTFPSYQHIPTPDPATDEPPNGTKEPSLKPIALSLMEIVQMATLTSLLVEIASRIEGIVEEVKELATQAEFRDESSKKSKQTQTKLNGNDSNEHEVTMTTVQKV, translated from the exons ATGGTTAAGGAAAATGAAGTGCCTGCAAGCTTGGAATGGAGGGTGAACATGCCTAGTGGCTCATCGCGAATTTTAGCGCCAGAGTCCAGGCAAACATGCAGGTTTTTCAGTAGATTCCAGAACTTAGTTACGGGGATTGTTTTAAACATTAAGGACTTCTTTGAGAAGGCATGGACTTTAGCTGTAAATGAGCCAAAAAAGGTTATTCATTGTCTCAAAGTAGGACTGGCTCTTTCCATTGTGTCAGTGTTTTACTACATGAAGCCTCTGTATGATGGTGTTGGAGGGAATGCTATGTGGGCAGTTATGACAGTTGTAGTTGTTTTTGAGTACACTGTAG GTTCCACACTTTATAAGTGTGTAAATAGAGCTATTGGAACATGTCTAGCCGGATCTCTAGGAATTGGTGTTCATTGGGTTGCTAGTCAAGCTGGGGATAAATTTGAACCTGTTATTCTCCAAGCTTCAGTTTTTCTCTTAG CTGCTGCAGCAACCTTTTCTCGGTTTATACCTACAATAAAAGCGCGATTTGACTATGGTGCCATGATCTTCATCCTTACATTCAGCTTAGTGTCAGTGTCAGGCTATCGCGTTGATAAGTTGGTTGAATTGGCTCATGAAAGGGTCTCCACAATTGCTATTGGGGCCTCCATCTGTATTTTAATTACCATGATTCTTTGTCCTGTATGGGCTGGTACTGAGCTGCATCATCTCATTAGCAGTAACCTGGAAAAACTTGCTGATTCCTTGGAAG GATATGCTGCTGAGAACTTCATATTAGATAGCAGCAATCATTCAAATGAGAAAGACTCCAGTAAGAGACTGCAAGGCTATAAATGTGTACTTAATTCTAAGGCTGGTGAAGAATCCATG GCCAATTTTGCTAGATGGGAGCCAGCACATGGAAAATTCAATTTCCGACATCCATGGAAACAGTACCTCAAGGTTGGAGCTTCAATGAGAAGCTGTGCCTATTGCATTGAGACCCTCCATGGTGGCATCAACTCCAATACTGAG ACTCCTGAGTTCCTTAAGAAGCCTCTCAACGATATCTGCATGAGATTAGGTACCAGCTCCTCCAAGGTGCTAAAAGAGCTGTCGAGTATgataaaaatgatgaaaaattcAACAAAGCTAGATATACTTGTTGATGAAATGAATTCTTCAGTAGAAGGACTTCAAAATGCCCTCAAGACCTTCCCAAGTTACCAGCATATACCAACCCCAGATCCTGCAACTGACGAGCCACCTAATGGTACAAAAGAGCCTAGCTTGAAACCTATTGCTTTATCGCTCATGGAAATTGTTCAAATGGCCACTCTAACATCACTGCTCGTAGAAATAGCATCAAGAATAGAAGGGATTGTAGAGGAGGTCAAAGAACTGGCAACTCAAGCAGAATTCAGGGATGAAAGCAGCAAGAAGTCCAAACAAACTCAGACAAAACTAAATGGAAATGATAGTAATGAACATGAAGTAACAATGACAACTGTTCAAAAAGTCTGA